In the genome of Piliocolobus tephrosceles isolate RC106 chromosome 20, ASM277652v3, whole genome shotgun sequence, one region contains:
- the BTBD3 gene encoding BTB/POZ domain-containing protein 3 isoform X2: MFYGELAEDKDEIRIPDVEPAAFLAMLKYIYCDEIDLAADTVLATLYAAKKYIVPHLARACVNFLETSLSAKNACVLLSQSCLFEEPDLTQRCWEVIDAQAELALKSEGFCDIDFQTLESILRRETLNAKEIVVFEAALNWAEVECQRQDLALSIENKRKVLGKALYLIRIPTMALDDFANGAAQSGVLTLNETNDIFLWYTAAKKPELQFVSKARKGLVPQRCHRFQSCAYRSNQWRYRGRCDSIQFAVDKRVFIAGFGLYGSSCGSAEYSAKIELKRQGVVLGQNLSKYFSDGSSNTFPVWFEYPVQIEPDTFYTASVILDGNELSYFGQEGMTEVQCGKVTVQFQCSSDSTNGTGVQGGQIPELIFYA, translated from the coding sequence ATATATCTATTGTGATGAAATTGACTTGGCTGCTGACACAGTGCTGGCCACACTTTATGCTGCCAAAAAGTACATTGTCCCTCACCTTGCCAGAGCCTGTGTTAATTtcctggagaccagcctgagtgcCAAGAATGCCTGTGTGCTCCTTTCTCAGAGCTGCCTGTTCGAGGAGCCAGACCTGACCCAGCGTTGCTGGGAGGTGATTGATGCCCAGGCTGAGTTAGCTCTGAAGTCTGAGGGATTCTGCGATATCGACTTCCAGACACTAGAAAGTATTCTCCGTAGGGAAACTCTGAATGCCAAAGAAATTGTGGTTTTTGAGGCAGCTCTCAACTGGGCTGAAGTAGAATGCCAACGACAAGATCTAGCGTTGAGCATTGAAAATAAACGCAAGGTCCTAGGAAAGGCACTTTACTTGATCCGCATACCCACAATGGCCCTCGATGATTTTGCAAATGGTGCTGCACAGTCCGGAGTATTAACTCTCAATGAGACCAACGACATCTTCCTCTGGTATACTGCAGCCAAAAAGCCTGAGCTGCAGTTTGTGAGTAAAGCCCGCAAGGGCCTTGTCCCCCAGCGCTGTCACCGATTCCAGTCATGTGCCTATCGAAGCAACCAGTGGCGTTATCGGGGTCGCTGTGACAGCATCCAGTTTGCAGTTGATAAAAGAGTATTCATTGCTGGCTTTGGGCTGTATGGCTCCAGCTGTGGTTCTGCAGAATACAGTGCCAAGATTGAACTTAAGCGGCAGGGCGTTGTCCTGGGGCAGAACTTGAGCAAGTACTTCTCAGATGGGTCCAGCAATACCTTTCCAGTATGGTTTGAATACCCAGTGCAGATTGAGCCAGACACCTTCTACACAGCCAGTGTGATACTGGATGGCAATGAACTCAGCTACTTTGGACAAGAAGGCATGACAGAAGTTCAGTGTGGCAAAGTGACTGTCCAGTTTCAGTGCTCCTCAGACAGCACCAATGGCACTGGGGTACAGGGAGGGCAGATCCCCGAACTTATATTCTATGCTTGA